The Oxobacter pfennigii genome includes the window GTGTCAAATGAATATAATTGAAGCTCAGCAATTGACTAAAAGATTCGGACAGCTGACAGTCTTTGAAAATATAAACGTAAATGTAAAAAAGGGAGAAGTAGTCGCCATCATCGGGCCTTCAGGCTCAGGCAAGAGTACATTTTTAAGGTGTTTAAACAATCTTGAAGAAATAGACGAAGGCAGTGTCTATGTTGAAAATCAGAAACTGGACTATAAAAATAAAAAGGCTCTAAAGGAAATAACCACCAAAATGGGAATGGTATTTCAGAATTTTAACCTCTTTCCTCATATGACGGCATTGGAGAATGTCATGGCTGCTCCTATTACTGTTAAAAAAGAACCAAAGGGAGAGGTGATGGAAAGGGCTAAAGGCCTTTTGAAAAAAGTAGGGTTAGAGGATAAGATGGACAGTTACCCGGCAAAATTGTCGGGAGGACAAAAACAAAGGGTGGCTATAGCCCGTGCCCTTGCAATGAAACCTGACATAATGCTCTTTGACGAGCCCACATCGGCATTGGATCCTGAATTAGTCGGAGAGGTTTTAAATGTTATAAAGGATCTTGCCAATGAAGGCATGACCATGCTTGTAGTAACTCATGAAATGGGCTTTGCAAAAGAGGTGGCAGACAGGGTTATATTTATGGACGGCGGAAAAATTGTTGAAGAAGATATACCTGAAAATATTTTTTCCAATCCTAAAGAACAGAGAACGAAGATGTTCCTTGAAAAGATACTGTAAGCTTTTTAAGGTTATAGATAATTGAAAACTACAGCCTCTGCGTAAATTCCGCAGAGGCTGTAGTTTTTGGATTTTGTATGTAACAAAAAAATTGCATATATCATAAACATTGTGGAGAGTAATATTGATAAGGAAATATTATTTTATGGAATTTTTTTAATGAATGCTGTAGCAAAATATCTGTAAAGGGAGAGATTTATTTGATAATTATAGGTGAAAAAATCAATGGCACCATCCCCAGCGTTAAAAAGGCAATTGAAGAAAAAGATGAAGAATTCATAAAAAACCTTGCTGTCAAGCAAGCAGAAGCAGGTGCCGATTATATTGATGTGTGCGCAAGCACTGCTCCTGAAATCGAGGCACAAACATTAATATGGCTTATGAATTTAATACAAAGCGTTGTAGATAAGCCCCTTTGCATTGACAGTCCTAATCCAAAGATAATAGCAGAGGTTTTTGAACATGCAAAAAGACCAGGTATTATTAACTCAATTTCAGAAGAGGGAGATAAAACCCAAGTCATTTTTCCTATTATAAAGGGAACAGATTGGCAGGTAATTGCATTAACCTGTGATAACAGAGGTATTCCGTCAGATGTGCAGACCAGGGTTGATATAACAAAGATTATTGTAGAAAAGGCCTCCAAATATGACATAACTCCCGATAGAATACATGTTGACCCCCTGGTTATGGCCATGTCGGCAGAAAATAAATCCTTGCTTCAATTTGTTGAGGCACTGACAAAAATAAAAGAACTGTTTCCAACCATAAAAATTACCTCGGGCTTAAGCAATATATCCTTTGGGATGCCTTTGAGAAAGGTTATAAACCAGCACTTTTTAACCATAGCCATGTTTGCAGGTATGGATTCAGCCATAATGGACCCTATAAACAGAGATTTATATACATCCCTTTTAACTACAAATGCGTTAATGGGACGTGACAGGCTATGCAGGAATTTTACCAATGCATACAGGAAAAATAAAATCGGTCCCGTTAAAACAGAATAAATTTTAATTAATTGACTAAATAATTCTTATATAGAAATAAAAGATGGGCTGTGGAATTTTGAGTAACGAAATGAGCATTGTAGAAGTTCCTTAAAAGTTCTTGGCGATGCTGCCGCAGAAAATGCTTAGAATTTTTGATTGCTTGAGCGAGAGGCAGTTATTAAAAATTCTTGTATTTTCAAGGCAGAGGGCCTTAGAACTTGCAGAACTTAACATAGCGAAGGCCGTATTTGAAATTCTACAGCCTTATTGATATGTTGCCAAATAAATGCCAAATTGCTATTATTATACCATGGTTATAAATTAGTACGGATTAAAAAAGTTGGGAGGAATTCGGTATGGCAAGTCACAAGGTGCAGTTTCAGCCTAATAATGTTGAAATAGCAGTACAAAGCGGAACCACAATAATGGAGGCTCTTGATGAGGCTAAGATTTACTACGATTTTCCCTGCGGCGGAATAGGCAAATGCGGAAAATGCAAGGTTAAGGTTTTAAAAGGTGCGCAAAAGCCAACTTCCAAAGAGGAGAAGCATCTTGATGAGAAGGAAATAGAAGAAGGCATACGCTTAGCATGCATGACGGAAATACAAAATGACATTACTGTAGAACTTTTGAATGTAAGAAAGATGGAGCACAATATTTTAATTACATCTGAAGAAAAGGCAGTAAAAATAGAACCCCATATAAAGAAGGTGCCAATTGAGATAGAAAGGCCTCTTTTAGGTGACCAGAGGTCGGACCTTCATAGGGTAAAGGACAGTTTGAGCAGGAAAGGTTACAGACATGATGATTTGAAGGCTTCACTTACAGTTATGCAAAAGCTTCCGGAGACCCTGCGCCATTCAGGCTTTAAAGCTACTGCCGTAATGTATGAAAATGAGATTATGGAGATAGAGTCCGGTGATACCACAAAAACCATGCTGGGCGTGGCTTTTGATATAGGAACTACTACAATAGTAGGATATCTTTTGGACCTTTATACAGGAGAGGAGCTTGCAATTGCATCCACCTTAAATCCCCAGACAAAATACGGAGCCGATGTAATTTCACGCATCAATTTTGCCAACAATGAGGAAGATGGAATAAAAAAATTACATGATGCAGTAATAGAAGCCATAAACAAATTAATCGGTGAAGCATGCGATAAAGCTTCTGTAAAAAGAAGCAGCGTATATGGTGTATCCATTGCCGCAAATACCACAATGCATCATTTATTTATAGGAACAAGCCCTAAAAATATAGGAATATCCCCTTATGTATCATCTGTAAGCGAGCCCTTGGCTATAGATGCAAAAGAACTTGGAATTGATATAAATACCGGCGGAAAAATTTTTGTTCTTCCAAACATAGCAGGTTTTGTAGGAGCGGATACATCGGCAGTTATTCTATCTACGGAAATGTATAAAAGCGATGTAGTTAAACTTGCTATAGATATCGGTACCAACGGAGAAATTGCCTTAGGGTCAAAAGAAAAAATGTTTGCATGCTCTGCAGCAGCAGGCCCTGCCTTTGAGGGTGCTCAGATAAGCAGCGGTATGAGAGGTGCAGCCGGTGCCATAGACCATGTATATTTTAAAGATAAATTAGAATATACTGTCATAGGCGATGTTAAGCCCATAGGCATATGCGGTTCAGCGCTTTTGGATGTGGTGGCAGGGCTTATCGAGCTTGGAATTGTAGATAAGAGAGGAAGAATTCTAAGCCCTGATAAATTAACCAATCCTGAAGCTCTTAAATTCAAGGATAATATAACAGAGCATGAAGGCCAGGCGGCATTTTTACTTGCCGATAAAAATAAAACAGGCAGCGGCAAGGCAGTAATGGTTACACAAAGCGATATACGTGAGCTTCAGCTGGCAAAGGGCGCCATGGCAACTGGGGTAAAGGTACTTATGGAGGTTCTTAATATACAGGTGGATGAAATTAAAGAGGTATTATTGGCCGGAGCCTTTGGAAATTATTTGACACCCCACAGCGCATGCGTTATAGGATTGATTCCTATGGAATTGGAGAGTAAAATAAAAATGGTGGGCAATGCTGCCGGAACAGGATCAAGAATTGCCTTGCTTTCAGCCGGAGAATTCTTAAAGGCCGGAGAAATAGCTGAATTTGTAGGCTTTGTTGAACTGGGAAGCCACCCCAAATTCAACAGTTATTTCGGTGAATGTTCCTACTTTAAAGTACCCCGCTAAATAAATTTATAATAAAGTTTTAAGTAATTTGCATTTAAAGGCGGAGAAAGTCTTCTCTTTGTATCCCAAACTATCAAAGGTGACTGGGTTTTGAAGGCTTTTTCCCCTTAATATTTTCATTGCAAACTATAGAATGGAGGGAATTTAAGTTGAACAATGATCAAAACAAAAAAATCGTATTATTTATCGCAACTCTTGGAGCATTTGTCGTACCTTTCATGATGTCAAGTGTAAACGTAGCATTACCTTCCATCAGCAAAGAATTATCCATGAGTACAGTTGCCTTAAGCTGGATTTCACTGTCTTATTCCCTGGCAACGGCAATATTTGTATTTCCCTTCGGGAGGCTGGCAGATATACTTGGCAGAAAAAAGCTTCTTTTATGGGGTATGATTGGACTCAGCATTTCATCGGCGTTATGCGGGCTTACCTTTAATTCTGCAATGCTTATTATAGCCAGGGTGCTGCAGGGCATAAGCGGGGCTACCGTATCGGTGACCGTTGTTTCTATATTGACTTCCGTATACCCGCCGGGAGAAAGAGGCAAGGTTTTAGGCTTAAATGTTGCAATGACTTATGCCGGTTTATCTACAGGACCTTTTTTGGGAGGATTACTGACGGAGTATTTGGGCTGGAGAAGTATTTTTATAATCACTGTGGTTTTACTGATAATTGTTGTTGTGCTGCTTTTAAATTTAAAGCAGGAATGGGCAGAAGCAACGGATGAGAGCTTCGATTACAAGGGTGCGGCTATTTATGGTATAGCGCTGTTTGGTATTGTGTGCGGTTTTTCACTTATAAGGTCATTATCAGGTATTATTCTTATGGTTATAGGCTTTATTGCACTTATAGTATTTTATAATTTTGAAACTAAGGTTGAACACCCCATAATGGATATGAACTTGCTCAAAGAAAACAGAATATTAACCTTTTCTTCGTTGGCAGCATTGATTAATTACAGCGCTACTTCTGCCTTGAGCTATCTCTTGAGCCTTTACCTTCAATATATAAAGGTATTGGACCCCACTCAGGCAGGCTTAATCCTTATGGCACAGCCTGTTGTAATGGCCCTGTTCTCTCCTGTTGCCGGAAGAATATCCGACAGGATAGAACCTCAAAAGGTTGCGTCCATAGGCATGGCTATAACCGCAGCCGGGCTGGCATTCTTTATATTTTTATCCCAAGGTACTTCCGTTATATATATAGTTGCGGGTTTATTAACCTTAGGCTTTGGATTTGCCCTTTTTTCATCACCAAATACAAATGCGGTAATGAGCTCTGTGGAAAAGAGATATTACGGAGTTGCTTCGGGAATATTAGGGGCTGCCAGAACTGTAGGCCAAACCTTCAGCCTGGGAATTACATCTCTCATAATGGCTCTATATATGGGAAATGAATCAATAAATGCAAGCAATCAGACGGCTTTTATAGGTGCAGTCAAAGTCACCTTTTCTATACTCACGGTATTGTGCATAGCAGGTATATTTGCTTCCGTTGCCAGGGGGAAAATAAACAGGTCAGGGCAAGATCTGTAATGTAAAATGCGTTGACAATACTTACAAAAGATGGTATTCTTTTTGTGTAAAATGATAACGACATAATAATGCAAAAAAAAACTGAATTATTAAAAAACCTTTAATAATTCAGTTGCTGTATTAGTTAGACTCAAATCATAAATTCCAAACTTTTGTTTTTAAATTGGACAACTTGCATTCCAGCATTCTATTCTAATATTTATCAGATCAGGAATTAAACTTACCCTTAAAACGTATCCATATAAAAATAACATACTAAACTTCCGTTTAAAGGGGGTGGGGTATTTTATTTAACTATAAAGTAATAAAAGGAGGTAATAATAATGGTCGACTTAAAAGCTTTGACAACATCAGTAGGAGAATTGGATGAAGAAAAGGTGCTTGAGGTGCTGAATGAATTTGTGGCTTCAAATCCATCGGAAGAGGATGCTCAAAAAGTGGTAGCAGCTTGCCAGAGCGGTATGTCAATTGTAGGTGATCTGTATGAAAAAGGAGAATACTTCGTAGGTGACCTTATTTTTGCAGGAGAGCTTTTGACAAATGCAATAAACACTTTAAAACCTGTATTGGGAAGCGGAAGTGCTGCAAAATCCGGTACAATAGTACTTGGAACAGTTGCCGGAGATTTACATGACATAGGCAAGAACATATTCAAGAGCATGTGTGAAGCAGCAGGCTTTGAAGTTATTGACCTCGGCATAGACCAGCCTGCCAGCGCATTTGTTGAAAAAGTAAAAGAAGTAAAACCTGTGGCAGTTGGTATGAGCGGAGTATTAACGCTTGCACTTGAAGCCATGAAGGATACTGTAGATGCTCTTAAAGAAGCAGGATTAAGAGACAGTGTTAAGATTATAATCGGTGGAAACCCTGTTACAAAGGAAGCATGCGCACAGATAGGAGCAGATGCATTCACAACTAACGCAGCTGAAGGCGTTAAAATTTGCCAGGGTTGGGTTTAATAATCAAGAGCACAGAATTTTTTATGACAGTGGATGTAAAGTAAAATAGGAGGGTAATGATGGATAATAACGAAGTAAAGAAGCTTCAGGAAGAAAGAATATCGTTATATGATGATTTCTACAACAACAAATTGCCTAAAAGATTGCCGGTAGACGCTATGAGAATGTCTCTTAATATGCTGGCTGAATACAGCGGAAAGAATATTTTTAATGTACAGTTTGATTATTCGCAGCTAGCCGAAGCTCATGAAAAGGTAACAAACGAATTGTATTCCGATGTAAGCCCATTAGCAGGAGCCGGAGTTGCCACCAGAATACCTTCTTTTTATCAAATATTAGGTTCTCAGTCATTTGTTATGGGCGGCAGCGGATTAATGCAGCATCCCGAGGTTGTGGGCATGCTGGAGGAAGATTATGACGCTCTCATTGAAGACCCATATGCCTGCTTGCTGGAAAGGGTAATCCCCAGACAATATAAAGCTCTTGATTCAAATAACACGGCGTCTACATCAAAGGTTATACCCATGGCTCAGGCTGCTTTAAGGGACAATGCAGCGGCAATAGGAGCAATTGTTCAAAAAGCTACGGAAGAAAAAGGGTATTACCCGGGACCGCCAAGAGGATCAGCAGGCTTTGGAGCAGCTCCTTATGATTTCCTGGCTGACCAGTTAAGAAGTTTTTCAGGAATTTCAAAGGATATAAGAAGGAACAGAAACAAAGTTAAAGAAGCTTGTGAAGCACTGTACCCTCTGATGTTAAAATATGCTATGCCCGCTAAACCGTCTCCTCAGGGAATTGTTTCGACGCCATTGCATATGCCTACATTTATGAGGGAAAAAGATGTCGTTGACGTATGGCTTCCCACATACAAAAAGATGGTGGAACAGCTGGCAGCGGCAGGAGCACGTGTCAATGCATTCTGCGAGCATGACTGGATGAGATATTTAGACCTTTTGACTGAATTGCCTGCAGGCACAATTTTGCGTTTTGAATATGGTGATCCTCAGACTATAAAAGATAAGCTTGGTAAGAAATATATCATATCAGGTTTGTATCCTATTAATTTAATAAAGACAGGAACAAAACAGCAGGTTATTGATAAAGCAAAAGAGATACTTGATATCATGATGCCCGGCGGCGGATATTTATTCGGCTTTGATAAAGGTGCTCTTGTGTACAAAGATATCAATATGGAAAATTATATCGCCTTAGCTGAATTTGTACGCGATTATGCGGTATATGAAAATGCGGGAGAAAGCTTTGGAACACCGTTAAACAGCGAAGGCTTCAAATTGGAGCCTGCGCCTGTTAAATCAAAATATATTTTTGATTGGGAAGAATTCAAGGGAAAATATCCTTACACTCCTGAATTCGCAAAGGCAAATTTCCAGGGCTATGATGATGAAATGTTCAGATTCTACCTGAACTTGCTGGTCTAAGAATAAAGAAAAAGGGGCAGCCCATTTTAAGATGAGCTGTCCCTTATCATTTTACAACTACCTTTTGGGTAGTTCTTATTGTCCCTTATTTACCAATTTTTTATCCAGTGCACCTGTCGTAACATATACCCCGGCAAAAACTAAAAGGCCGCCGATAATTTGAGACATTGAAAGGTCCTGTCCTAAAAATAATGTTATTATTACAGTGAAAACGGGTATTAAGTTTAAAAATACTCCGGCTTTACTGGCACCTATTTCACGTATTGAAATATTCCAGAATATAAATGAGCATACCGAGGGAAAGAATATTAAAAAGATAATTCCTAAAATAGCAGTTGAGCTTATCTTTGTAAAATCAATACCCTCCGCTATGGCAAAGGGAGAAAGTATAATAACGGCAAATAGGGAGGACACAGCCGTTGCAGTTATAGGAGGAACAAATTTCAGCTTTTTTACTATAACGGAGTAGGCTGTCCATATTGAAATCGCAAGGAGCATCAATAGGTCTCCCCTATTATAGTTTATTTCAAATATTTTATCTAAATTGCCTTGAGTGAGTATTACAAATACGCCTATTAAAGAAACAGCTACTCCTGAAGCCTGAAGGGGAGAAAATTTTTCTTTCAAGAAAATCACCGAAAATACCGCCATAATTCCCGGGTTTAATGAATTTATCATAGAGGCATTTGTTGAGGATGTATAGTCTAAGGCAGAATAAAGTATAAGATTATAACATATCACTCCTAAAACGCCCATGATTAAAAGTAAAAACCACTCTTTTTTTATTGCGCTGAAACTTGGTTTTTCAGTAAAATATGCAATTATAAGCAATAAGAGTGAGGCTATAAACCAGCGGGAAAATGTCAGCCAGAGGGGTGTCATCTCTGCCACAATATATTTTCCCAATACATAATTACCTGCCCAGAATAAATTACATAAAACCAGCAGCAGCCAGACACGATACTTGTTCATTTGCTATCCAACTCCTTATTGTCACAGTATTTAAGCTTTTTAAGAAACTTTATTTTATCTGTCTGTTGATTATTCCACCCCCCATGCATACCTCATCCTTATAAAAGACTACTGCCTGGCCAGGGGTTATGGCTTTTTGGGGATTGTCAAAAACCACTTCACAGGCATTATCAGGCTTTAAAAATACAGTTACTCCCTGATCCTTTTGCCTGTATCTGAATTTTGCAGTGCAATGAAATTCCTGATTTTGCTGTCTGCCACTTACAAAGTGCAGATCAGCGGCTTCAAGGCCTTTGCAATATAAAGAAGGTTGATCCCCCTGAACGACGTA containing:
- a CDS encoding amino acid ABC transporter ATP-binding protein, which produces MNIIEAQQLTKRFGQLTVFENINVNVKKGEVVAIIGPSGSGKSTFLRCLNNLEEIDEGSVYVENQKLDYKNKKALKEITTKMGMVFQNFNLFPHMTALENVMAAPITVKKEPKGEVMERAKGLLKKVGLEDKMDSYPAKLSGGQKQRVAIARALAMKPDIMLFDEPTSALDPELVGEVLNVIKDLANEGMTMLVVTHEMGFAKEVADRVIFMDGGKIVEEDIPENIFSNPKEQRTKMFLEKIL
- a CDS encoding DMT family transporter, which produces MNKYRVWLLLVLCNLFWAGNYVLGKYIVAEMTPLWLTFSRWFIASLLLLIIAYFTEKPSFSAIKKEWFLLLIMGVLGVICYNLILYSALDYTSSTNASMINSLNPGIMAVFSVIFLKEKFSPLQASGVAVSLIGVFVILTQGNLDKIFEINYNRGDLLMLLAISIWTAYSVIVKKLKFVPPITATAVSSLFAVIILSPFAIAEGIDFTKISSTAILGIIFLIFFPSVCSFIFWNISIREIGASKAGVFLNLIPVFTVIITLFLGQDLSMSQIIGGLLVFAGVYVTTGALDKKLVNKGQ
- a CDS encoding cobalamin B12-binding domain-containing protein, which translates into the protein MVDLKALTTSVGELDEEKVLEVLNEFVASNPSEEDAQKVVAACQSGMSIVGDLYEKGEYFVGDLIFAGELLTNAINTLKPVLGSGSAAKSGTIVLGTVAGDLHDIGKNIFKSMCEAAGFEVIDLGIDQPASAFVEKVKEVKPVAVGMSGVLTLALEAMKDTVDALKEAGLRDSVKIIIGGNPVTKEACAQIGADAFTTNAAEGVKICQGWV
- a CDS encoding MFS transporter; the protein is MNNDQNKKIVLFIATLGAFVVPFMMSSVNVALPSISKELSMSTVALSWISLSYSLATAIFVFPFGRLADILGRKKLLLWGMIGLSISSALCGLTFNSAMLIIARVLQGISGATVSVTVVSILTSVYPPGERGKVLGLNVAMTYAGLSTGPFLGGLLTEYLGWRSIFIITVVLLIIVVVLLLNLKQEWAEATDESFDYKGAAIYGIALFGIVCGFSLIRSLSGIILMVIGFIALIVFYNFETKVEHPIMDMNLLKENRILTFSSLAALINYSATSALSYLLSLYLQYIKVLDPTQAGLILMAQPVVMALFSPVAGRISDRIEPQKVASIGMAITAAGLAFFIFLSQGTSVIYIVAGLLTLGFGFALFSSPNTNAVMSSVEKRYYGVASGILGAARTVGQTFSLGITSLIMALYMGNESINASNQTAFIGAVKVTFSILTVLCIAGIFASVARGKINRSGQDL
- a CDS encoding methyltetrahydrofolate cobalamin methyltransferase, which encodes MIIIGEKINGTIPSVKKAIEEKDEEFIKNLAVKQAEAGADYIDVCASTAPEIEAQTLIWLMNLIQSVVDKPLCIDSPNPKIIAEVFEHAKRPGIINSISEEGDKTQVIFPIIKGTDWQVIALTCDNRGIPSDVQTRVDITKIIVEKASKYDITPDRIHVDPLVMAMSAENKSLLQFVEALTKIKELFPTIKITSGLSNISFGMPLRKVINQHFLTIAMFAGMDSAIMDPINRDLYTSLLTTNALMGRDRLCRNFTNAYRKNKIGPVKTE
- a CDS encoding uroporphyrinogen decarboxylase family protein codes for the protein MDNNEVKKLQEERISLYDDFYNNKLPKRLPVDAMRMSLNMLAEYSGKNIFNVQFDYSQLAEAHEKVTNELYSDVSPLAGAGVATRIPSFYQILGSQSFVMGGSGLMQHPEVVGMLEEDYDALIEDPYACLLERVIPRQYKALDSNNTASTSKVIPMAQAALRDNAAAIGAIVQKATEEKGYYPGPPRGSAGFGAAPYDFLADQLRSFSGISKDIRRNRNKVKEACEALYPLMLKYAMPAKPSPQGIVSTPLHMPTFMREKDVVDVWLPTYKKMVEQLAAAGARVNAFCEHDWMRYLDLLTELPAGTILRFEYGDPQTIKDKLGKKYIISGLYPINLIKTGTKQQVIDKAKEILDIMMPGGGYLFGFDKGALVYKDINMENYIALAEFVRDYAVYENAGESFGTPLNSEGFKLEPAPVKSKYIFDWEEFKGKYPYTPEFAKANFQGYDDEMFRFYLNLLV
- a CDS encoding ASKHA domain-containing protein; the protein is MASHKVQFQPNNVEIAVQSGTTIMEALDEAKIYYDFPCGGIGKCGKCKVKVLKGAQKPTSKEEKHLDEKEIEEGIRLACMTEIQNDITVELLNVRKMEHNILITSEEKAVKIEPHIKKVPIEIERPLLGDQRSDLHRVKDSLSRKGYRHDDLKASLTVMQKLPETLRHSGFKATAVMYENEIMEIESGDTTKTMLGVAFDIGTTTIVGYLLDLYTGEELAIASTLNPQTKYGADVISRINFANNEEDGIKKLHDAVIEAINKLIGEACDKASVKRSSVYGVSIAANTTMHHLFIGTSPKNIGISPYVSSVSEPLAIDAKELGIDINTGGKIFVLPNIAGFVGADTSAVILSTEMYKSDVVKLAIDIGTNGEIALGSKEKMFACSAAAGPAFEGAQISSGMRGAAGAIDHVYFKDKLEYTVIGDVKPIGICGSALLDVVAGLIELGIVDKRGRILSPDKLTNPEALKFKDNITEHEGQAAFLLADKNKTGSGKAVMVTQSDIRELQLAKGAMATGVKVLMEVLNIQVDEIKEVLLAGAFGNYLTPHSACVIGLIPMELESKIKMVGNAAGTGSRIALLSAGEFLKAGEIAEFVGFVELGSHPKFNSYFGECSYFKVPR